In the Deinococcus ficus genome, one interval contains:
- the pgm gene encoding phosphoglucomutase (alpha-D-glucose-1,6-bisphosphate-dependent), whose translation MTLHQLAGQPAPQSLLVNVPRLVAHYYETRPDVHDPAQRVSFGTSGHRGTSLNGTFNEWHIMAVAQAVAEHRAAVGITGPLYMGLDTHALSEPAWMSALQVLVGNGVRVRVQPGVFTPTPLVSHAILEFNRSGAERADGIVITPSHNPPQDGGFKYNPPSGGPADTDVTGAIQTRANAILEGELREVRRVSLEDAMNELEPFDFITPYVEQLPQVIDLDAVRQSGVRIGVDPLGGSSLPVWQAIQARYDLNLKIVNDDIDPRFAFMRVDKDGKIRMDCSSPYAMAGLLDLKGDFDVAIGNDPDADRHGIVTAGGLLNPNHYLAVMIEYLFQHRPGWSERAGVGKTLVSSALIDRVAAGIGRPLVEVPVGFKYFVDGLLTGTLGFGGEESAGASFLRLNGEAWSTDKDGIIPGLLAAEMTARTGKTPGERFADLSERYGQTAYDRQDAPASAEQKKVLANLSPEQVTATTLGGDPITAKLTRAPGNGEAIGGLKVTTEQAWFAARPSGTEDIYKIYAESFRGPEHLQQVMREAREVVGAALAQSGLS comes from the coding sequence ATGACGCTGCACCAACTGGCCGGCCAGCCCGCCCCGCAGTCCCTCCTGGTGAACGTGCCCCGGCTGGTGGCGCACTACTACGAGACGCGGCCGGACGTGCACGACCCAGCCCAGCGGGTGAGTTTCGGCACGAGCGGGCACCGCGGCACCAGCCTGAACGGCACGTTCAACGAGTGGCACATCATGGCGGTCGCTCAGGCCGTCGCGGAGCACCGCGCGGCGGTGGGTATTACCGGGCCGCTGTACATGGGTCTGGACACGCACGCCCTGTCCGAACCGGCGTGGATGAGTGCGTTGCAGGTGCTGGTCGGTAACGGGGTGCGGGTGCGGGTGCAGCCGGGCGTGTTCACGCCCACGCCGCTGGTCAGCCACGCGATCCTGGAATTCAACCGCTCGGGCGCGGAGCGCGCGGACGGCATCGTGATCACGCCCAGCCACAACCCCCCGCAGGACGGCGGGTTCAAGTACAACCCGCCGAGCGGCGGCCCGGCCGACACGGACGTCACGGGCGCCATTCAGACCCGCGCGAACGCCATCCTGGAGGGTGAACTGCGGGAGGTGCGGCGCGTCAGCCTGGAAGACGCCATGAACGAACTCGAACCGTTCGATTTCATCACGCCGTACGTGGAGCAGCTGCCGCAGGTGATCGACCTGGACGCCGTGAGGCAGTCGGGCGTGCGCATCGGCGTGGACCCGCTGGGCGGCAGCAGCCTCCCGGTGTGGCAGGCGATCCAGGCGCGCTACGACCTGAACCTGAAGATCGTGAACGACGACATCGACCCGCGGTTCGCGTTCATGCGGGTGGACAAGGACGGCAAGATCCGCATGGACTGCTCCAGTCCGTACGCCATGGCGGGCCTGCTGGACCTGAAGGGCGACTTCGACGTCGCCATCGGCAACGACCCGGACGCCGACCGGCACGGCATCGTGACCGCCGGCGGCCTGCTCAACCCGAACCATTACCTGGCGGTCATGATCGAGTACCTGTTCCAGCACCGCCCCGGCTGGAGCGAGCGTGCCGGGGTGGGGAAGACGCTGGTGAGCAGCGCCCTCATCGACCGGGTGGCCGCCGGGATCGGCCGGCCGCTGGTGGAGGTGCCGGTGGGCTTCAAGTACTTCGTGGACGGCCTGCTGACCGGCACGCTGGGCTTCGGTGGGGAGGAGTCCGCCGGGGCGAGCTTCCTGCGGCTGAACGGGGAGGCGTGGAGCACCGACAAGGACGGCATCATCCCGGGCCTGCTGGCCGCCGAGATGACCGCCCGCACCGGGAAGACGCCCGGGGAGCGCTTCGCGGATCTGAGTGAGCGGTACGGCCAGACGGCCTACGACCGGCAGGACGCCCCGGCCAGCGCGGAGCAGAAGAAGGTGCTGGCGAACCTCTCGCCGGAGCAGGTCACGGCGACCACGCTGGGCGGCGACCCGATCACCGCGAAACTCACCCGCGCGCCCGGGAACGGTGAGGCGATCGGCGGGCTGAAGGTCACGACCGAACAGGCGTGGTTCGCGGCGCGCCCCAGCGGCACGGAGGACATCTACAAGATCTATGCCGAGAGTTTCCGCGGGCCGGAGCACCTGCAGCAGGTCATGCGGGAGGCGCGGGAGGTGGTGGGCGCGGCCCTGGCGCAGAGTGGCCTGAGCTGA
- a CDS encoding beta strand repeat-containing protein — protein sequence MKNITRMMAGLTLALTLAACGGNPAPTPGSIELTATGVNASATVGSTTTGTFEFKNGGGSDLDYTVSVSYPTGKASGWLNFSGADASGTAKAGETKSVTVNVTCQPYADTYAATLTLMSKDGAISKQLPVTLNCTAETNIPENAPVLSVKAEASAVSTDSAHITGTASDNVQVQRVTYKLNGGAETTLTGVTAAKTITLDFKVPGLAEGNNEIVVTAYDTSSNATPKTLAVTYTAPVKPPTDTKAPTLTVPADQLTNADHYTLSGSVSDEGGVKNVTYTVSKDGGPATAPAAATLSGSGYSLDLSGLTDGLYAVTVTAQDNAGNQTAPQTVRLTVDRTAPSVSAGDVTVTDNQNGSAAVRVVAPDAASVSYSTDGATFQTVTGSSPFAFTVGTYAAGTHSVWVRATDAAGNVSAAVKYDFTIAPYGDLTAPVLTLQGVQLTNASSVNVTGTVNDASPVTVTYALSGQATGSGTVTVNADGTFSINLSSLTDGVYTLTVTARDSNGNSTEKTTTVTVDQTAPSLQAGDVTVTDNQNGSATVTVGGVGENTLWYSLDGVTWLQATGSTFTVPASGVLGAGNYTVWVKVGDAAGNVSAPVSRSFSIARYGDLTAPTLALQPAQLTNAVSATVTGTVSDEGGVKGVSYTVSKDGGAASVVTGVTVTGGTFSIDLSGLTDGVYTLTVTAEDNNGNVQTAQTSVTVDQTAPGVDAGSIGVVDNQNGSATVTVGGVSENTLWYSLDGVTWLQATGSTFIVPASGVLGAGNYTVWVKVGDAAGNVSAPVSRSFSIARYGDLTAPSLDLQATAAFNAGSVSVTGTVSDASPVTVTYALSGQATGSGTVTVKGDGTFGLDLSNLAEGSYTLTVTASDDNGNSTEKTATFTADRTAPEAGADQSDTEWRNTPFTAHFTATDALSGLSDAADADFDLTVSADAPNSTEPVQVTRVITDNVGNTRTVTASARIDTVAPTITATADRAPEWSGWYKDSVTVTFACDDALSGVADCSAPQTLKASGQAQGTVRDRAGNFSAASLDVNVDADAPTFSSDLSASVVTVDGGSDALITGIIGDPSTQVQSLTYALNGAQPVDAAITPAASLALNLTVPNLQDGPNSIVLTATDALGHTSTKTLTVTAADTGAPTFTRVSIELVDPATTRTTLRLTGEVTDLVGVTRVTSSLNGGPETDLTITASQTVTFDQTLSGLIAGQNTLTVRAYDAAGNLETQSQSFDVTANDYLAPTISNLRAVGKGRSGNVGITASITDLAPVGAVAGVRKVTLEYTENGVVKRRDVTGSLTGTSFSYTTKTLMVGMQIKLIVEDNAGNTTTSLTTILRR from the coding sequence GTGAAGAACATTACTCGTATGATGGCCGGGCTCACTCTGGCGCTCACCCTCGCGGCCTGCGGCGGCAACCCCGCCCCCACTCCCGGCTCGATCGAGCTCACCGCCACCGGTGTGAACGCCAGTGCCACCGTCGGCAGCACCACCACCGGCACGTTTGAATTCAAGAACGGCGGCGGCAGCGACCTTGACTACACCGTGTCGGTCAGCTATCCCACCGGCAAGGCCAGCGGCTGGCTGAACTTCAGCGGAGCGGACGCCAGCGGCACCGCCAAGGCCGGCGAAACGAAGTCCGTGACCGTCAACGTCACCTGCCAGCCCTACGCCGACACCTACGCCGCCACCCTGACCCTGATGAGCAAGGACGGCGCGATCAGCAAGCAGCTGCCCGTCACCCTGAACTGCACCGCCGAAACCAACATTCCCGAGAACGCGCCCGTCCTGTCCGTCAAGGCCGAGGCGAGCGCCGTCAGCACGGACAGCGCCCACATCACCGGGACCGCCAGCGACAACGTTCAGGTTCAGCGCGTCACCTACAAGCTCAACGGCGGCGCGGAAACCACCCTGACCGGCGTGACCGCCGCCAAGACGATCACCCTGGACTTCAAGGTGCCCGGCCTGGCCGAGGGCAACAACGAAATCGTGGTCACGGCCTACGACACCAGCAGCAACGCCACGCCCAAGACCCTGGCCGTCACCTACACCGCCCCGGTCAAGCCCCCCACCGACACCAAGGCCCCCACCCTGACCGTTCCCGCCGACCAGCTCACGAACGCTGACCACTACACCCTCAGCGGCAGCGTGAGCGACGAGGGCGGCGTCAAGAACGTGACCTACACGGTCAGCAAGGACGGCGGCCCCGCCACGGCGCCCGCCGCCGCCACCCTCAGCGGCTCCGGCTACAGCCTGGACCTGAGCGGCCTGACCGACGGTCTGTACGCCGTGACCGTCACCGCGCAGGACAACGCCGGCAACCAGACCGCTCCCCAGACCGTTCGCCTGACCGTGGACCGCACCGCCCCCAGCGTCAGCGCGGGCGACGTGACCGTCACCGACAACCAGAACGGCAGCGCCGCGGTCCGGGTCGTGGCGCCGGACGCCGCGTCCGTCTCCTACAGCACCGACGGCGCGACCTTCCAGACCGTCACCGGCAGCTCTCCCTTCGCCTTCACGGTGGGCACGTACGCGGCCGGCACGCACAGCGTCTGGGTCCGCGCCACCGACGCCGCCGGCAACGTCTCGGCGGCCGTGAAGTACGACTTCACCATCGCGCCCTACGGTGACCTCACCGCGCCGGTCCTGACCCTCCAGGGCGTGCAACTGACGAACGCCAGCAGCGTGAACGTGACCGGCACCGTCAACGACGCCAGCCCCGTCACGGTCACCTACGCCCTCAGCGGCCAGGCGACGGGCTCCGGCACCGTCACCGTGAACGCCGACGGCACCTTCAGCATCAACCTGAGCAGCCTGACCGACGGCGTGTACACCCTGACCGTGACCGCCCGGGACAGCAACGGCAACAGCACCGAGAAGACCACCACCGTCACGGTGGACCAGACGGCCCCCAGCCTCCAGGCCGGCGACGTGACCGTCACCGACAACCAGAACGGGAGCGCGACGGTGACGGTGGGCGGCGTGGGTGAGAACACGCTGTGGTACAGCCTCGACGGCGTGACCTGGCTGCAGGCCACCGGCAGCACCTTCACCGTGCCCGCCAGCGGCGTGCTGGGCGCGGGCAACTACACCGTGTGGGTCAAGGTCGGCGACGCGGCCGGCAACGTCTCCGCACCGGTCTCCCGGAGCTTCAGCATCGCCCGCTACGGCGACCTCACCGCCCCGACCCTCGCTCTCCAGCCCGCGCAGCTGACAAACGCCGTCAGTGCCACCGTGACCGGCACGGTCAGCGACGAGGGTGGCGTGAAGGGCGTGAGCTACACCGTCAGCAAGGACGGCGGCGCGGCCAGCGTCGTCACAGGCGTGACCGTCACCGGCGGCACCTTCAGCATCGACCTGTCCGGCCTGACCGACGGCGTGTACACCCTGACCGTGACCGCCGAGGACAACAACGGCAACGTGCAGACCGCCCAGACCAGCGTGACAGTGGACCAGACCGCGCCCGGCGTGGACGCCGGAAGCATCGGTGTGGTGGACAACCAGAACGGGAGTGCGACGGTGACGGTGGGCGGCGTGAGTGAGAACACGCTGTGGTACAGCCTCGACGGCGTGACCTGGCTGCAGGCCACCGGCAGCACCTTCATCGTGCCCGCCAGCGGCGTGCTGGGCGCGGGCAACTACACCGTGTGGGTCAAGGTCGGTGACGCGGCCGGCAACGTCTCCGCACCGGTCTCCCGGAGCTTCAGCATCGCCCGCTACGGCGACCTCACCGCCCCCAGCCTGGACCTGCAGGCGACCGCGGCCTTCAACGCCGGCAGCGTGAGCGTCACCGGCACGGTCAGCGACGCCAGCCCCGTCACGGTCACCTACGCCCTCAGCGGCCAGGCGACCGGGTCCGGCACCGTGACCGTGAAGGGCGACGGCACCTTCGGCCTCGACCTGAGCAACCTTGCGGAAGGCAGCTACACCCTGACCGTGACCGCCAGCGACGACAACGGCAACAGCACCGAGAAGACCGCGACCTTCACCGCCGACCGCACCGCCCCTGAAGCCGGCGCGGACCAGAGCGACACCGAGTGGCGCAACACGCCCTTCACCGCGCACTTCACGGCCACCGACGCCCTGTCCGGCCTGAGCGACGCCGCCGACGCCGACTTCGACCTGACCGTCAGCGCCGACGCCCCCAACAGCACTGAACCGGTCCAGGTGACCCGTGTCATCACGGACAACGTGGGCAACACCCGCACCGTGACCGCCTCGGCCCGCATCGACACCGTGGCCCCCACGATCACCGCCACCGCCGACCGCGCCCCCGAGTGGAGCGGGTGGTACAAAGACAGCGTTACCGTCACATTCGCGTGCGACGATGCCCTGTCGGGTGTGGCCGACTGCTCCGCGCCGCAGACCCTCAAGGCCAGCGGCCAGGCCCAGGGGACCGTCCGTGACCGCGCCGGCAATTTCAGCGCTGCCAGCCTCGACGTGAACGTGGATGCCGACGCCCCCACCTTCAGCTCCGACCTCTCCGCCAGCGTTGTTACCGTTGACGGCGGCTCCGATGCCCTGATCACCGGCATCATCGGTGACCCCAGCACACAGGTCCAGAGCCTGACCTACGCCCTGAACGGCGCCCAGCCGGTGGACGCCGCGATCACGCCCGCCGCCTCGCTGGCCCTGAACCTGACTGTGCCCAACTTACAGGACGGCCCGAACAGCATCGTCCTGACCGCCACGGACGCTCTCGGGCATACGAGCACCAAGACGCTGACGGTCACGGCGGCAGATACGGGCGCCCCGACCTTCACCCGCGTGTCCATCGAACTCGTGGATCCCGCCACGACGCGCACGACTCTCCGCCTGACCGGTGAAGTCACCGACCTCGTCGGCGTGACCCGCGTCACCTCCAGCCTGAACGGCGGTCCTGAGACGGACCTGACCATCACGGCCAGCCAGACCGTGACCTTCGACCAGACGCTGAGCGGCCTGATCGCGGGCCAGAACACCCTCACGGTCCGTGCTTACGACGCCGCTGGGAACTTGGAAACGCAGTCGCAGAGCTTTGATGTGACTGCCAACGATTACCTGGCCCCCACGATCTCCAACCTGCGGGCCGTCGGCAAGGGCCGCAGCGGCAACGTGGGTATCACTGCCAGCATTACGGACCTCGCGCCAGTGGGCGCGGTCGCCGGGGTCCGCAAGGTGACCCTGGAGTACACCGAGAACGGCGTCGTGAAACGCAGGGACGTGACTGGCTCCCTGACCGGCACCAGCTTCAGCTACACCACCAAGACCCTCATGGTCGGCATGCAGATCAAGCTGATCGTCGAGGACAACGCCGGTAATACCACCACCAGCCTGACCACGATTCTTCGCCGCTGA
- the glpX gene encoding class II fructose-bisphosphatase, with product MTVKRQASGGQDQNFEHALVLETARVTEGAALAASRVMGMGDKIAVDGAGTEAMRALLNSLDIRGRVVIGEGEMDEAPMLYIGEELGTGQYEVDIAVDPVEGTTVTAKGLPNGIAVIALSERGGLMHAPDCYMDKLIVPPPAAGRVNLDWPVEANVAALAQALERDVDDLLITILDRERHADLIRRVRQTGARVKLIGDGDVIAGLAVGVRGSGVHALMGSGGAPEGVLSAAACKCLGAEIQGRFIAENDEQRERFAKMGVDERRIYRTDELAPGKQMVFSATGITYGELLNGVRRFAGGARTHTLVMGYATRVVRFIDSIHLEEDHARVTIRV from the coding sequence ATGACGGTGAAACGGCAGGCGAGTGGCGGGCAGGACCAGAATTTTGAGCACGCTTTGGTGCTGGAAACGGCGCGGGTCACCGAGGGGGCCGCGCTGGCCGCCAGCCGCGTGATGGGCATGGGCGACAAGATCGCCGTGGACGGCGCCGGCACCGAGGCCATGCGCGCCCTGCTGAACTCCCTGGACATCCGCGGCCGCGTGGTGATCGGCGAGGGCGAGATGGACGAGGCGCCCATGCTGTACATCGGCGAGGAGCTCGGCACCGGCCAGTATGAGGTGGACATCGCCGTGGACCCCGTGGAGGGCACCACCGTGACCGCCAAGGGCCTCCCGAACGGCATCGCCGTGATTGCGCTGTCCGAGCGCGGCGGGCTGATGCACGCGCCCGACTGCTACATGGACAAGCTGATCGTCCCGCCGCCCGCGGCCGGCCGCGTGAACCTGGACTGGCCGGTGGAGGCGAACGTAGCCGCACTCGCGCAGGCGCTGGAGCGTGACGTGGACGACCTGCTGATCACCATCCTGGACCGCGAGCGGCACGCCGACCTGATCCGCCGCGTGCGGCAGACGGGCGCCCGCGTGAAGCTCATCGGGGACGGCGACGTGATCGCCGGGCTGGCCGTGGGCGTGCGCGGCAGTGGCGTGCACGCCCTGATGGGCTCGGGTGGCGCGCCGGAGGGTGTGCTGAGCGCCGCGGCGTGCAAGTGCCTGGGCGCGGAGATTCAGGGCCGTTTCATCGCGGAGAACGACGAGCAGCGCGAACGGTTCGCGAAGATGGGCGTGGACGAGCGCCGGATCTACCGGACAGATGAACTCGCGCCCGGCAAGCAGATGGTGTTCAGCGCGACCGGCATCACGTACGGCGAGCTGCTGAACGGCGTGCGGCGCTTCGCGGGCGGGGCGCGCACGCACACGCTGGTGATGGGGTACGCCACGCGCGTGGTGCGTTTCATCGACTCGATCCACCTGGAAGAGGACCACGCCCGCGTGACCATCCGCGTCTGA
- a CDS encoding serine/threonine-protein kinase produces the protein MPLDVGTTLSGRYDLLALLGEGGSARVFRAHDQVVDREVAVKLMHAHSADSDRARFLREARTLARMAHPGVISVLDLGQEQGSGTPFFTMPLMTGGPITALGPLEDAPAPLARFLTAAAFAFRALHYVHAQGVTHRDLTPGNVLLDGAGVPRIMDFGLVALTEFTRHLTRSGVTLGTPAYMAPEQARGAGVGPLSDLYALGAVLYRVACGVPPFIGDSDQSVLYQHVYERVPDPRDVNPAVPDAVARVLLALLSKQPEHRPESGAAAAHLWALARRDLWACHARGQYRGGRTRTGEQADGPARVTHLREAWSVPLPGEVTWPAAVMGENDLICVGTRGGQLVLTHASGRPFATYAARDEVTAPATFHNSHVYFGAWDGTLRRVDLNTGAVQWTYQARAELTGAPTLWAGRVLAASRDGHLHALDARTGALQWAYRAGGPVAASPIIWANAALICDESGWLHALDARTGTPLWKAEVGTVHGTPALLPTDMGEATLVVATWEGEVHALGLTVEGGRVQLKGAEPTRWTYDLEDEVWASPALTPHAGGLAILAGWGGTVRALRLADGEDVWTHRLQGRVTASPVISAGLVFLASEDGELVALDAHTGAPRWVRTERQGVQATPLAADGTLYVAFMNGTLRAYRNMPPDAQTDISPLP, from the coding sequence ATGCCGCTTGACGTAGGCACGACACTTTCCGGACGGTACGACCTGCTGGCCCTGCTCGGCGAGGGCGGCAGCGCCCGCGTGTTCCGCGCCCACGACCAGGTGGTGGACCGCGAGGTGGCGGTCAAACTCATGCACGCGCACTCGGCCGACTCGGACCGGGCGCGCTTCCTGCGCGAGGCGCGGACCCTGGCGCGCATGGCGCACCCGGGCGTGATCAGCGTGCTGGACCTGGGCCAGGAGCAGGGGAGCGGCACCCCCTTTTTCACCATGCCGCTCATGACCGGCGGGCCCATCACCGCCCTCGGGCCGCTGGAGGACGCCCCGGCGCCCCTGGCGCGCTTCCTGACGGCCGCGGCGTTCGCGTTCCGGGCGCTGCACTACGTGCACGCGCAGGGCGTCACGCACCGCGACCTCACCCCCGGGAACGTGCTGCTGGACGGCGCGGGCGTGCCCCGCATCATGGATTTCGGGCTGGTGGCCCTCACCGAGTTCACGCGGCACCTCACGCGCAGCGGCGTGACGCTGGGCACCCCGGCCTACATGGCGCCCGAACAGGCGCGCGGCGCCGGCGTGGGGCCGCTCAGCGACCTGTACGCGCTGGGCGCCGTGCTGTACCGCGTGGCGTGCGGCGTGCCGCCCTTCATCGGGGACAGCGACCAGAGCGTGCTGTACCAGCACGTGTACGAACGCGTCCCCGACCCCCGTGACGTGAACCCGGCCGTGCCGGACGCGGTCGCGCGGGTGCTGCTGGCCCTGCTGTCCAAGCAGCCGGAGCACCGCCCGGAGAGCGGCGCGGCCGCCGCGCACCTCTGGGCGCTCGCCCGCCGGGACCTGTGGGCCTGCCACGCCCGCGGGCAGTACCGCGGGGGCCGCACCCGCACGGGCGAACAGGCCGACGGCCCGGCGCGCGTCACGCACCTGCGCGAGGCCTGGAGCGTGCCGCTGCCCGGCGAGGTCACCTGGCCGGCCGCCGTGATGGGCGAAAACGACCTGATCTGCGTCGGCACGCGAGGCGGGCAGCTCGTCCTCACGCACGCGTCCGGCCGGCCGTTCGCCACGTACGCCGCCCGCGACGAGGTGACCGCGCCCGCCACCTTCCACAACAGCCACGTGTACTTCGGCGCCTGGGACGGCACGCTGCGCCGCGTGGACCTGAACACCGGCGCCGTGCAGTGGACCTATCAGGCCCGCGCGGAACTCACGGGCGCGCCCACCCTGTGGGCCGGGCGGGTGCTGGCCGCCAGCCGCGACGGGCACCTGCACGCCCTGGACGCCCGCACCGGCGCCCTGCAGTGGGCCTACCGCGCAGGTGGCCCGGTGGCGGCCAGCCCGATCATCTGGGCGAACGCCGCCCTGATCTGCGACGAGAGCGGCTGGCTGCACGCCCTGGACGCCCGCACCGGCACGCCACTGTGGAAGGCGGAGGTCGGCACCGTGCACGGCACGCCCGCCCTGCTGCCCACCGACATGGGCGAGGCGACCCTGGTCGTCGCCACCTGGGAAGGCGAGGTGCACGCCCTGGGCCTCACGGTGGAGGGCGGGCGGGTGCAGCTCAAGGGCGCGGAGCCCACCCGCTGGACGTACGACCTGGAGGACGAGGTGTGGGCCTCCCCGGCCCTCACGCCGCACGCGGGCGGCCTGGCGATCCTGGCCGGGTGGGGCGGCACGGTGCGGGCCCTGCGCCTCGCGGACGGCGAGGACGTCTGGACGCACCGCCTGCAGGGCCGCGTGACGGCCAGCCCGGTGATCAGCGCGGGGCTGGTGTTCCTGGCCTCCGAGGACGGGGAACTGGTCGCGCTGGACGCGCACACCGGCGCGCCCCGCTGGGTGCGCACCGAACGGCAGGGGGTGCAGGCGACCCCACTGGCCGCGGACGGGACGCTGTACGTGGCGTTCATGAACGGCACGCTGCGCGCCTACCGCAACATGCCGCCGGACGCGCAGACGGACATCTCTCCACTGCCCTGA
- a CDS encoding 5-formyltetrahydrofolate cyclo-ligase: MSLPHSPPPAVTAPKDTWRVWARQTRAPLPDVSAAVVAHLRPFLAGRGVRRVLAYRAMPGEPDVSALDTGFELLTTRTRYRPERHLTLHPWDTATEQSAFGMLQPPATAPRVPLASVDAVLLPALAFDHTGVRLGYGGGFYDRLLPGYAGLIVGVCPAALLVPALPTEPHDVRASHLATETGVRPTH, encoded by the coding sequence ATGAGCCTCCCGCACTCCCCGCCGCCGGCCGTGACCGCCCCGAAGGATACCTGGCGCGTCTGGGCCCGCCAGACCCGGGCGCCGCTGCCGGACGTGTCGGCGGCGGTCGTGGCGCACCTGCGGCCCTTCCTGGCCGGTCGCGGCGTGCGGCGGGTGCTGGCGTACCGCGCCATGCCCGGCGAACCGGACGTGTCGGCGCTGGACACCGGGTTCGAGCTGCTGACCACCCGCACCCGCTACCGGCCCGAGCGGCACCTCACCCTGCACCCCTGGGACACCGCCACGGAGCAGAGCGCCTTCGGGATGCTCCAGCCGCCCGCCACCGCGCCCCGCGTGCCGCTGGCGTCCGTGGACGCCGTTCTGCTCCCCGCCCTCGCCTTCGACCACACGGGCGTGCGCCTGGGGTACGGCGGCGGCTTCTACGACCGGCTGCTGCCCGGGTACGCGGGCCTGATCGTCGGGGTGTGTCCGGCGGCGCTGCTCGTGCCCGCCCTGCCCACCGAACCGCACGACGTGCGCGCCTCCCACCTCGCCACCGAGACCGGAGTGCGCCCCACCCACTGA
- the nucS gene encoding endonuclease NucS encodes MLRAVLTHPTPAELLAFLREHVHAGGVTLHLAGELEVMYAGRAASMAEAGDRFVIVKADGSLQVHGPRGVKPVNWQPRTDFLQADLEDGCVLLHAERRSPAEVVRVRVLSCALVSALTLTDDALFLLQGTEAQMQEALARHPEVIEPGLTVLDRELLIGVGGLDLYARDAQGRYVIVELKRGKAGHEAVHQLSRYVGAVQPQVPGVVRGILAAPDITTPALRALEAAGLEFRRIEALPQVQEEALQPLLFQ; translated from the coding sequence GTGCTGCGTGCCGTGCTGACCCACCCCACCCCCGCCGAACTGCTGGCCTTCCTGCGGGAGCACGTCCATGCCGGCGGCGTGACCCTGCACCTGGCGGGGGAACTGGAGGTCATGTACGCGGGCCGGGCGGCCAGCATGGCCGAGGCCGGGGACCGGTTCGTGATCGTCAAGGCCGACGGGTCCTTGCAGGTGCACGGCCCGCGCGGCGTGAAACCCGTGAACTGGCAGCCGAGAACGGACTTCCTGCAGGCGGACCTGGAGGACGGGTGCGTGCTGCTGCACGCCGAGCGCCGCAGCCCGGCCGAGGTGGTGCGGGTGCGGGTGCTGAGCTGCGCGCTGGTCAGCGCCCTGACCCTCACGGACGACGCGCTGTTCCTGCTGCAGGGCACGGAAGCGCAGATGCAGGAGGCCCTGGCCCGCCACCCGGAGGTGATCGAGCCGGGCTTGACCGTGCTGGACCGGGAGCTGCTGATCGGGGTGGGCGGCCTGGACCTGTACGCCCGGGACGCGCAGGGGCGGTACGTGATCGTGGAACTCAAGCGCGGCAAGGCCGGGCACGAGGCCGTGCACCAGCTCAGCCGCTACGTGGGCGCCGTGCAGCCGCAGGTGCCGGGCGTGGTGCGCGGGATTCTGGCCGCGCCGGACATCACCACCCCGGCCCTGCGGGCCCTGGAGGCGGCCGGGCTGGAGTTCCGGCGCATCGAGGCGCTGCCGCAGGTGCAGGAGGAGGCGCTTCAGCCGCTGCTGTTCCAGTAG